The Streptomyces sp. NBC_01317 genomic interval GGCACCGACACGTACGAGATGAACCGCAACCTCGTCCTCACGGACGGCGCCCGGGTCGACTCCGTGCCGAACCTGGAGATCGAGACCGGCGAGATCGCCGGCGCCGGACACGCCTCGGCGACCGGCCGGTTCGACGACGAACAGCTCTTCTATTTGATGTCACGCGGCATCCCGCAGGCCGAGGCACGCCGCCTCGTCGTCCGTGGCTTCTTCGCCGAGCTGGTCCAGCAGATCGGACTGCCCGACGTCGAGGAGCGCCTGCTCACGAAGATCGAGACGGAGCTGGAGGCGGCGCTGTGAGCGTGCCGACCACCTTCGTCCGCGTGTGCGGCCTCGGCGAGCTGGAGGAGGACACCCCGAAGCGGGTGGAACTCGACGGCACGCCCGTCGCCGTCGTCCTCACCGAGGGCGAGGTGTTCGCGATCAACGACATCTGCTCGCACGCGAACGTGTCGCTCTCGGAGGGCGAGGTCGAGGACTGCATGATCGAGTGCTGGCTGCACGGCTCCAGCTTCGACCTCCGTACCGGCAAGCCGTCGAGTCTTCCCGCGACGCGCCCCGTCCCCGTATACCCCGTACAGATCCAAGGGGACGATGTGCTCGTCTCCGTCACCCAGGAGTCCTGAGCCCCTATGGCTACGCTTGAAATCACCGACCTGCACGTCACCGTCGAGGCGGAGGGCGGCCCCCG includes:
- a CDS encoding non-heme iron oxygenase ferredoxin subunit, translated to MPTTFVRVCGLGELEEDTPKRVELDGTPVAVVLTEGEVFAINDICSHANVSLSEGEVEDCMIECWLHGSSFDLRTGKPSSLPATRPVPVYPVQIQGDDVLVSVTQES